The following are encoded together in the Natator depressus isolate rNatDep1 chromosome 10, rNatDep2.hap1, whole genome shotgun sequence genome:
- the TELO2 gene encoding telomere length regulation protein TEL2 homolog isoform X1 — translation MDPEPFEVGRAVRDAINILSSSRNGVQISEALGTIKCYLGGTENQAPLKDREEFTRVHFSAFLRGLVSNLSPEWIELLTSDQQKELWDSFFLDGPADQVFLVLLDSIISTGPSFRLMKVISILEQFLQTGGMSALMWEVCHQQAQAGLPTLQETLLNKVVCLPDHLCNKLQGNNLPIFFPQNYFPLLATEIIQVLQRISDSLRGGLDCSISFVSQVLGKVCVHGRQKEILNMLVPRLMDLTKVDCIWQRMCWRLVECVPDRWMEAVVCGFVQKAPGADVLSRLLGNLVLKNKKAQFVVTQKLLLLQYSYATAMLQNLLGYLALDSLRRSLLIKVLKELLETWGSSSAVKHSPFEQQLYVSKAILICLSHLKEPEIESNGQELLTSMMGGMKCHLDSNLPRVRRLGMIVAESISSRITADGPSLKFQYEDDDETRELKSLLKQTASQQLPVTDLPNAGSDISSATPQAVSKPSGNPYPVAPAVPEDGSDLELDSDDDLIPHDMSEDKELKKMKAPVYIRDCIEVLTGSEDVDKWEATMKVLESLIRRNSATTREVSMELAKVLLHLEEKTYIEGFVELRQRALVAVTITDPVPVAQYLSSQFYSLNYSLCQRMDILDVLALAAQELSQPQASGKNKPWSAQSPCIQTVPGSDSSQDWRRIVDERIKSKTRHLAKGQSLVEPACGPNKFSSLAGHFFFPLIQNFDRPLVTFDLLGDDHLVLGRLVHTLAILMYFAIHAVAAAAMGKSLLEFVWALRFHTDSYVRQGLLSAVSSVLLSVPNERLLEDMTDEFLETQSWLADVAEKDPDGDCRRLAWQNLLLMENLLKKLRSIPS, via the exons ATGGATCCTGAGCCCTTTGAAGTTGGACGTGCGGTACGAGACGCTATCAACATCCTTTCCTCTTCCAGGAATGGAGTCCAGATCTCGGAGGCGCTTGGCACAATTAAGTGCTACCTAGGTGGAACTGAAAACCAAGCCCCCCTGAAGGACAGGGAAGAATTTACCCGTGTGCATTTTTCTGCCTTTCTGCGAGGTCTTGTCAGTAACCTGAGTCCAGAATGGATAGAACTTCTTACCTCTGATCAGCAGAAGGAATTATGGGATAGCTTTTTCTTGGACGGGCCAGCTGACCAAGTCTTTCTGGTTCTGCTGGACTCCATCATTTCTACTGG tcccagctttcGCCTGATGAAGGTCATTAGCATCCTGGAACAGTTTCTGCAGACGGGAGGCATGTCGGCTCTGATGTGGGAGGTCTGTCATCAGCAGGCACAGGCTGGTTTGCCCACATTACAAGAGACCCTCCTCAACAAGGTTGTGTGTCTGCCTGACCACTTGTGCAACAAGCTCCAGGGGAATAACCTGCCTATATTCTTCCCACAAAACTATTTCCCTCTGCTGGCTACTGAAATCATCCAGGTGTTGCAGAGGATCTCTGACTCGCTGAGAG GTGGCTTGGACTGTTCCATCTCCTTTGTGTCTCAAGTGCTGGGGAAGGTATGCGTGCATGGGAGACAAA AAGAAATTCTGAATATGTTGGTACCACGCCTAATGGATCTCACCAAGGTGGACTGCATCTGGCAGAGGATGTGCTGGCGACTGGTCGAGTGTGTGCCAGATCGTTGGATGGAAGCAGTGGTTTGTGGCTTTGTTCAGAAAGCACCAGG GGCGGATGTCTTGTCTCGATTACTGGGGAATCTGGTTCTGAAAAACAAGAAAGCTCAATTTGTGGTGACCCAAAAGCTGCTACTCCTGCAGTACAGCTACGCG ACTGCAATGCTGCAGAATCTCCTTGGATACCTGGCCCTAGACAGCCTTCGACGTTCCTTATTGATCAAA GTGCTGAAAGAACTCCTGGAGacctggggcagcagcagtgctgtgaaaCACTCTCCATTTGAGCAACAACTGTATGTAAGCAAGGCCATCCTGATCTGTCTCTCCCACCTGAAGGAGCCTGAAATAGAGAGCAACGGACaag AGCTTCTCACCAGCATGATGGGAGGGATGAAATGCCACCTGGACAGCAACTTGCCACGGGTTCGGCGTCTGGGAATGATCGTGGCAGAAAGCATCAGTTCCAGAATAACTGCAGATGGTCCCAGTCTGAAATTCCAG tatgaagatgatgatgagacCAGAGAGCTAAAGTCTCTCCTGAAGCAGACAGCATCACAACAACTCCCTGTCACTGACCTGCCAAATGCTGG GAGTGACATTTCATCTGCTACACCACAAGCTGTGTCAAAACCAAGTGGAAACCCATACCCAGTAGCCCCTGCAGTGCCAGAGGACGGATCTGACTTGGAGCTCGACAG CGATGATGACCTCATCCCTCATGACATGTCCGAGGATAAAGAGCTGAAGAAGATGAAAGCTCCTGTCTATATCCGAGACTGTATTGAAG TCCTAACTGGATCTGAAGACGTAGACAAGTGGGAAGCTACAATGAAGGTTTTGGAGAGTCTGATTCGAAGGAATTCAGCTACTACAAGAGAG GTGAGCATGGAGTTGGCTAAAGTactgctgcacctggaggaaaagACCTACATTGAGGGCTTTGTGGAGCTCCGTCAGAGAGCCCTAGTGGCTGTCACCATCACAGATCCAGTACCA GTAGCGCAGTATCTGTCCTCCCAGTTCTACTCCTTGAACTACAGTCTCTGTCAGCGCATGGACATTCTGGAT GTCCTAGCTTTGGCCGCTCAGGAACTCTCTCAGCCCCAGGCCTCTGGGAAAAATAAGCCCTGGAGTGCCCAGAGTCCATGCATCCAGACCGTCCCTGGCAGTGACAGCTCCCAGGACTGGAGAAGGATTGTGGATGAGAGGATCAAAAGCAAGACACGCCATTTGGCGAAG GGTCAGTCTCTAGTGGAACCGGCTTGTGGCCCAAACAAATTCAGTTCTTTAGCTGGACATTTCTTCTTCCCCCTGATTCAGAACTTTGACAG GCCTCTGGTGACCTTTGACCTTTTGGGAGACGATCACCTTGTGCTGGGAAGGCTGGTGCACACTCTGGCAATCCTGATGTACTTTGCCATCCACGCTGTG GCAGCTGCTGCCATGGGAAAGTCACTGCTGGAGTTCGTCTGGGCCCTGCGCTTCCACACAGACTC
- the TELO2 gene encoding telomere length regulation protein TEL2 homolog isoform X2, protein MDPEPFEVGRAVRDAINILSSSRNGVQISEALGTIKCYLGGTENQAPLKDREEFTRVHFSAFLRGLVSNLSPEWIELLTSDQQKELWDSFFLDGPADQVFLVLLDSIISTGPSFRLMKVISILEQFLQTGGMSALMWEVCHQQAQAGLPTLQETLLNKVVCLPDHLCNKLQGNNLPIFFPQNYFPLLATEIIQVLQRISDSLRGGLDCSISFVSQVLGKVCVHGRQKEILNMLVPRLMDLTKVDCIWQRMCWRLVECVPDRWMEAVVCGFVQKAPGADVLSRLLGNLVLKNKKAQFVVTQKLLLLQYSYATAMLQNLLGYLALDSLRRSLLIKVLKELLETWGSSSAVKHSPFEQQLYVSKAILICLSHLKEPEIESNGQELLTSMMGGMKCHLDSNLPRVRRLGMIVAESISSRITADGPSLKFQYEDDDETRELKSLLKQTASQQLPVTDLPNAGSDISSATPQAVSKPSGNPYPVAPAVPEDGSDLELDSDDDLIPHDMSEDKELKKMKAPVYIRDCIEVLTGSEDVDKWEATMKVLESLIRRNSATTREVSMELAKVLLHLEEKTYIEGFVELRQRALVAVTITDPVPVAQYLSSQFYSLNYSLCQRMDILDVLALAAQELSQPQASGKNKPWSAQSPCIQTVPGSDSSQDWRRIVDERIKSKTRHLAKGQSLVEPACGPNKFSSLAGHFFFPLIQNFDRPLVTFDLLGDDHLVLGRLVHTLAILMYFAIHAVAAAAMGKSLLEFVWALRFHTDSYVRQGLLSAVSSVLLSVPNERLLEDMTDEFLETQSWLAGVNNLNMVGSCKQRKEIEHFTCYSLY, encoded by the exons ATGGATCCTGAGCCCTTTGAAGTTGGACGTGCGGTACGAGACGCTATCAACATCCTTTCCTCTTCCAGGAATGGAGTCCAGATCTCGGAGGCGCTTGGCACAATTAAGTGCTACCTAGGTGGAACTGAAAACCAAGCCCCCCTGAAGGACAGGGAAGAATTTACCCGTGTGCATTTTTCTGCCTTTCTGCGAGGTCTTGTCAGTAACCTGAGTCCAGAATGGATAGAACTTCTTACCTCTGATCAGCAGAAGGAATTATGGGATAGCTTTTTCTTGGACGGGCCAGCTGACCAAGTCTTTCTGGTTCTGCTGGACTCCATCATTTCTACTGG tcccagctttcGCCTGATGAAGGTCATTAGCATCCTGGAACAGTTTCTGCAGACGGGAGGCATGTCGGCTCTGATGTGGGAGGTCTGTCATCAGCAGGCACAGGCTGGTTTGCCCACATTACAAGAGACCCTCCTCAACAAGGTTGTGTGTCTGCCTGACCACTTGTGCAACAAGCTCCAGGGGAATAACCTGCCTATATTCTTCCCACAAAACTATTTCCCTCTGCTGGCTACTGAAATCATCCAGGTGTTGCAGAGGATCTCTGACTCGCTGAGAG GTGGCTTGGACTGTTCCATCTCCTTTGTGTCTCAAGTGCTGGGGAAGGTATGCGTGCATGGGAGACAAA AAGAAATTCTGAATATGTTGGTACCACGCCTAATGGATCTCACCAAGGTGGACTGCATCTGGCAGAGGATGTGCTGGCGACTGGTCGAGTGTGTGCCAGATCGTTGGATGGAAGCAGTGGTTTGTGGCTTTGTTCAGAAAGCACCAGG GGCGGATGTCTTGTCTCGATTACTGGGGAATCTGGTTCTGAAAAACAAGAAAGCTCAATTTGTGGTGACCCAAAAGCTGCTACTCCTGCAGTACAGCTACGCG ACTGCAATGCTGCAGAATCTCCTTGGATACCTGGCCCTAGACAGCCTTCGACGTTCCTTATTGATCAAA GTGCTGAAAGAACTCCTGGAGacctggggcagcagcagtgctgtgaaaCACTCTCCATTTGAGCAACAACTGTATGTAAGCAAGGCCATCCTGATCTGTCTCTCCCACCTGAAGGAGCCTGAAATAGAGAGCAACGGACaag AGCTTCTCACCAGCATGATGGGAGGGATGAAATGCCACCTGGACAGCAACTTGCCACGGGTTCGGCGTCTGGGAATGATCGTGGCAGAAAGCATCAGTTCCAGAATAACTGCAGATGGTCCCAGTCTGAAATTCCAG tatgaagatgatgatgagacCAGAGAGCTAAAGTCTCTCCTGAAGCAGACAGCATCACAACAACTCCCTGTCACTGACCTGCCAAATGCTGG GAGTGACATTTCATCTGCTACACCACAAGCTGTGTCAAAACCAAGTGGAAACCCATACCCAGTAGCCCCTGCAGTGCCAGAGGACGGATCTGACTTGGAGCTCGACAG CGATGATGACCTCATCCCTCATGACATGTCCGAGGATAAAGAGCTGAAGAAGATGAAAGCTCCTGTCTATATCCGAGACTGTATTGAAG TCCTAACTGGATCTGAAGACGTAGACAAGTGGGAAGCTACAATGAAGGTTTTGGAGAGTCTGATTCGAAGGAATTCAGCTACTACAAGAGAG GTGAGCATGGAGTTGGCTAAAGTactgctgcacctggaggaaaagACCTACATTGAGGGCTTTGTGGAGCTCCGTCAGAGAGCCCTAGTGGCTGTCACCATCACAGATCCAGTACCA GTAGCGCAGTATCTGTCCTCCCAGTTCTACTCCTTGAACTACAGTCTCTGTCAGCGCATGGACATTCTGGAT GTCCTAGCTTTGGCCGCTCAGGAACTCTCTCAGCCCCAGGCCTCTGGGAAAAATAAGCCCTGGAGTGCCCAGAGTCCATGCATCCAGACCGTCCCTGGCAGTGACAGCTCCCAGGACTGGAGAAGGATTGTGGATGAGAGGATCAAAAGCAAGACACGCCATTTGGCGAAG GGTCAGTCTCTAGTGGAACCGGCTTGTGGCCCAAACAAATTCAGTTCTTTAGCTGGACATTTCTTCTTCCCCCTGATTCAGAACTTTGACAG GCCTCTGGTGACCTTTGACCTTTTGGGAGACGATCACCTTGTGCTGGGAAGGCTGGTGCACACTCTGGCAATCCTGATGTACTTTGCCATCCACGCTGTG GCAGCTGCTGCCATGGGAAAGTCACTGCTGGAGTTCGTCTGGGCCCTGCGCTTCCACACAGACTC